One Streptomyces sp. P9-A2 DNA window includes the following coding sequences:
- a CDS encoding response regulator transcription factor → MADSFGPMRGEDSGHDGTGMGPDAGSRYGEPVKEPDREPIRVLVVDDHALFRRGLEIVLAAEEDIQVVGEAGDGAEAVEKAADLLPDIVLMDVRMPKRGGIEACTSIKEVAPSAKIIMLTISDEEADLYDAIKAGATGYLLKEISTDEVATAIRAVADGQSQISPSMASKLLTEFKSMIQRTDERRLVPAPRLTDRELEVLKLVATGMNNRDIAKELFISENTVKNHVRNILEKLQLHSRMEAVVYAMREKILEIR, encoded by the coding sequence ATGGCGGACAGCTTCGGACCGATGCGTGGAGAGGACTCCGGCCACGACGGCACCGGCATGGGGCCGGACGCGGGCTCCAGGTACGGGGAGCCGGTGAAGGAGCCGGACCGGGAGCCGATCAGGGTCCTCGTGGTGGACGACCACGCGCTGTTCCGCCGCGGCCTGGAGATCGTGCTCGCGGCCGAGGAGGACATCCAGGTCGTCGGCGAGGCGGGGGACGGCGCGGAAGCGGTGGAGAAGGCCGCCGACCTGCTGCCGGACATCGTCCTGATGGATGTGCGGATGCCCAAGAGGGGCGGTATCGAGGCGTGCACCTCCATCAAGGAGGTGGCCCCCAGTGCGAAAATCATCATGCTGACGATCAGCGACGAGGAAGCCGACCTCTACGACGCCATCAAGGCGGGCGCGACCGGTTACCTCCTCAAGGAGATCTCCACGGACGAGGTGGCCACCGCCATCCGGGCGGTGGCCGACGGACAGTCGCAGATCAGTCCGTCCATGGCGTCGAAGCTGCTCACCGAGTTCAAGTCGATGATCCAGCGCACCGACGAGCGCCGGCTTGTGCCCGCGCCCCGGCTGACGGACCGTGAACTCGAAGTCCTCAAGCTCGTCGCCACGGGGATGAACAACCGGGACATCGCCAAGGAGCTGTTCATCTCCGAGAACACCGTGAAGAACCATGTGCGCAACATCCTGGAGAAGCTGCAGCTGCACTCCAGGATGGAGGCGGTGGTCTACGCGATGCGGGAGAAGATCCTCGAGATCCGCTGA
- the hpf gene encoding ribosome hibernation-promoting factor, HPF/YfiA family: MDIVVKGRKTEVPERFRKHVAEKLKLEKIQKLDGKVISLDVEVSKEPNPRQADRSARVEITLHSRGPVIRAEAAAGDPYAALDLAAEKLDARLRKQHDKRYSRRGARRISAAEVPDHVPDAATLNGTGAQLSEGNSEAVPTKKIGSLEVQGEGPLIVREKTHVAAPMTLDQALYEMELVGHDFYLFVDSETKEPSVVYRRHAYDYGVIHLSTDTMVTQPHAPEAGGTLGG; this comes from the coding sequence GTGGACATCGTCGTCAAGGGCCGCAAGACCGAGGTGCCCGAGCGGTTCCGGAAGCACGTGGCCGAGAAGCTGAAGCTGGAGAAGATCCAGAAGCTCGACGGCAAGGTGATCAGCCTGGACGTCGAGGTGTCCAAGGAGCCCAACCCCCGACAGGCCGACCGCAGCGCCCGAGTGGAGATCACGCTCCACTCCCGCGGTCCGGTGATCCGGGCAGAGGCGGCGGCGGGTGACCCGTACGCGGCGCTCGACCTGGCAGCGGAGAAGCTGGACGCCCGGCTGCGCAAGCAGCACGACAAGCGTTACTCGCGGCGCGGAGCGCGCAGGATCTCGGCAGCGGAGGTCCCCGACCACGTCCCCGACGCGGCGACACTCAACGGGACGGGGGCACAGCTCTCCGAAGGGAATTCGGAAGCCGTCCCCACCAAGAAGATCGGCTCGCTGGAGGTGCAGGGCGAAGGGCCCCTCATCGTCCGCGAGAAGACCCACGTGGCTGCCCCCATGACCCTGGACCAGGCGCTCTACGAGATGGAGCTGGTCGGGCACGACTTCTATCTGTTCGTCGACTCCGAGACCAAGGAACCCAGTGTCGTCTACCGACGGCACGCCTACGACTACGGCGTGATCCACCTCAGCACGGACACCATGGTCACGCAGCCGCATGCCCCCGAGGCGGGCGGAACGCTCGGCGGCTGA
- a CDS encoding ComF family protein, protein MRGWWQDFSDLVLPAECGGCGRPRAVLCARCRTALSGAAPRRVRPEPEPDGLPVTHAAARYADEVRAVLLAHKERGALALTRPLGEALAGAVGAGLREAARPGPGGPVGPVHGDRGAVLLVPVPSARRAVRARGHDPALRIARAAAGVLRRQGVPASVLPALRQRRNVADQSGLDARQRLANLAGALAVAPGCGRLLRGGQVVLVDDLMTTGASLAEAARAVRTALWAADAVDHPMSAGPRPRTGTYLCTEVRTEVRTEVGAQVRAQADLRADSSISAPALVYRGGRWERRGEQQNRPDHVRAGRRPGRSVGTTGTDRADRPIDVKCAAVVATSPDSFEINRN, encoded by the coding sequence ATGCGGGGTTGGTGGCAGGACTTTTCCGACCTGGTGCTTCCGGCCGAGTGCGGTGGATGCGGCAGGCCCCGTGCGGTGCTGTGCGCCCGGTGCCGTACGGCGTTGAGCGGTGCCGCGCCTCGTCGGGTGCGGCCGGAGCCGGAGCCTGACGGTCTGCCGGTGACACATGCCGCGGCCCGGTATGCGGACGAGGTGCGCGCCGTGCTGCTGGCCCACAAGGAGCGCGGCGCCCTGGCCCTGACCCGGCCGCTGGGCGAAGCCCTGGCGGGAGCGGTGGGTGCGGGGCTGCGTGAGGCGGCGCGGCCGGGCCCGGGTGGGCCTGTGGGGCCGGTCCACGGTGACCGCGGCGCGGTGCTGCTGGTGCCCGTGCCGTCCGCGCGGCGGGCCGTACGGGCCCGTGGCCATGACCCGGCCCTGCGGATCGCCCGGGCGGCGGCGGGTGTGCTGCGGCGGCAAGGGGTACCCGCTTCGGTGCTTCCCGCGCTGCGGCAGCGGCGGAACGTGGCCGACCAGTCGGGACTCGACGCCCGGCAGAGGCTGGCCAATCTCGCCGGCGCGCTGGCGGTGGCGCCGGGCTGTGGCCGGTTGTTGCGCGGTGGGCAGGTCGTTCTCGTGGACGACCTGATGACCACGGGGGCGTCGCTGGCGGAGGCCGCGCGGGCGGTGCGGACCGCACTGTGGGCCGCGGACGCGGTGGACCACCCGATGTCTGCCGGGCCGCGCCCGCGGACGGGTACGTACCTCTGTACGGAGGTCCGTACGGAGGTACGCACGGAAGTGGGTGCGCAGGTGCGGGCACAAGCGGATCTCAGGGCCGATTCGAGTATTTCGGCGCCCGCGCTCGTGTACAGGGGTGGAAGGTGGGAAAGGAGAGGGGAACAACAAAACAGACCGGATCACGTGAGGGCGGGCCGGAGGCCCGGCCGGTCAGTGGGTACGACGGGTACGGACAGGGCCGACCGGCCCATTGACGTGAAGTGCGCTGCGGTTGTTGCGACTTCACCGGATTCTTTCGAAATAAACCGGAACTGA
- a CDS encoding winged helix-turn-helix domain-containing protein, producing the protein MTTLPRPSTDLSAAEARRIALRAQGFLGAPDRRSGVRGVLRHLGAVQLDTISVLARSHELIPYARLGAVGRATVEDAYWKAGAEPPRAFEYWSHAACLLPIEEWPHFAFRRRAYRSRPHWHHDLPDGAYDQVVKQLRAQGPLTATDLGGAKRTSEWWDWSGAKVAVERALMYGEVVCVERRGWKRVYDLAERAIPDALLHDELDDAECLRRLVRLAGRSLGVGTHADLADYHRLKGEQVDAVIADSGLVPVAVEGWSKPAWADPEALATPPRGRHRTTLLSPFDSLVWERARTERIFGFTHRLEAYVPKPKRVHGYFAMPVLAGGRLVGRVDPAREGRTLVAKQITLDGPKALPAVAQALVEAASWVDCTDVRVERVDAPELREPLTAELSRALA; encoded by the coding sequence ATGACGACCCTCCCTCGTCCTTCCACGGACCTCTCTGCAGCCGAGGCCCGCCGCATCGCCCTGCGGGCCCAGGGCTTCCTGGGCGCCCCCGACCGCCGCTCCGGCGTCCGGGGGGTTCTGCGTCATCTGGGTGCGGTGCAGCTCGACACCATCTCCGTCCTCGCCCGCTCCCACGAACTGATCCCCTACGCCCGTCTCGGCGCCGTCGGCCGGGCGACGGTCGAGGACGCGTACTGGAAGGCCGGGGCCGAGCCGCCGCGCGCGTTCGAGTACTGGTCGCACGCGGCCTGCCTGCTGCCGATCGAGGAGTGGCCGCACTTCGCCTTCCGCCGCCGCGCCTACCGCTCCCGCCCGCACTGGCACCACGATCTGCCCGACGGCGCCTACGACCAGGTCGTCAAGCAGCTCCGTGCCCAGGGCCCGCTCACGGCAACCGACCTTGGCGGCGCGAAGCGCACCAGCGAGTGGTGGGACTGGTCCGGCGCCAAGGTCGCCGTCGAGCGGGCCCTGATGTACGGCGAGGTGGTGTGCGTCGAGCGCCGGGGCTGGAAGCGGGTCTACGACCTCGCCGAGCGCGCGATCCCGGATGCCCTGCTGCACGACGAGCTGGACGATGCCGAGTGCCTGCGCCGTCTGGTGCGTCTGGCCGGCAGGTCACTCGGCGTCGGCACCCACGCGGACCTCGCCGACTACCACCGGCTCAAGGGGGAGCAGGTCGACGCGGTGATCGCCGACTCGGGCCTGGTGCCGGTCGCGGTCGAAGGCTGGTCCAAGCCGGCCTGGGCCGATCCGGAAGCCCTCGCCACGCCCCCGCGGGGACGCCACCGTACGACGCTGCTGTCTCCGTTCGACTCCCTGGTCTGGGAGCGGGCGCGCACCGAGCGGATCTTCGGCTTCACCCACCGCCTGGAGGCCTACGTGCCGAAGCCGAAGCGGGTGCACGGCTACTTCGCGATGCCCGTACTCGCCGGGGGCCGGCTCGTCGGCCGCGTCGACCCGGCCCGCGAGGGCCGCACCCTGGTGGCGAAGCAGATCACGCTGGACGGCCCCAAGGCGCTCCCCGCCGTCGCGCAGGCCCTGGTCGAGGCCGCGAGCTGGGTGGACTGCACGGACGTCCGCGTGGAGCGGGTCGACGCACCGGAGCTGCGCGAGCCGCTCACCGCTGAGCTGTCCCGCGCCCTCGCCTGA